The DNA region ACTAGCTGACTCTCACAATATGATAATTTAAATAACCTCTAAATGAGGATAATACAACTAAACATACAAGGTGAAGAGCTTATATTTTTTGTTAAAATTTAAAAAATCAGAACAAAAATAAAAAAATCGATTAGGTATATTTAGACACATATATGTAGCAGTTTTTTAAATTTACAGCTAAAGCGAGGAATAATCCCTGATTTTGTTTACATTATTAAATAATTATGTTATATTTATTTACAAATTACATAAACAAAATGACTCCAGAAGCAGAACGTTTTAACGGTTGGGCAGCAATGTTAGGTTTCGTTGCAGCAGTCGGTGCCTATGTCACAACAGGCCAG from Prochlorococcus marinus XMU1410 includes:
- a CDS encoding high light inducible protein; its protein translation is MTPEAERFNGWAAMLGFVAAVGAYVTTGQIIPGWF